Proteins from one Planctomyces sp. SH-PL62 genomic window:
- the hemC gene encoding hydroxymethylbilane synthase — translation MSPSPTPLDRIRIGTRGSRLARWQAEWVAATLRDRRPGLAVELVEIKTHGDRDRNSPLSAIGGTGLFTKEIQRALLDGTADVAVHSLKDLPTQGPDDLVLAAVPGREDVADALIAPTHKTLEALPAGAKVGTGSIRRRAQILHARPDLAVSSVRGNVETRLNLALDGELDAVILAWAGLHRLGLHDRVTQRLEPPAILPAVGQGALGIECRRDDAATRELLGLLDDPDAHRAVVAERRTLAELEGGCMIPMAAWGRTSADGALLLDAAVFDPDGRTCLVASLAGPADDPDALGLRVAQALRDQGADAILDAFRRSR, via the coding sequence ATGAGCCCGTCCCCGACGCCCCTCGACCGCATCCGAATCGGAACCCGAGGCAGCCGCCTGGCGCGCTGGCAGGCCGAATGGGTGGCCGCCACCCTCCGCGACCGTCGCCCCGGCCTGGCCGTCGAGCTGGTCGAGATCAAGACCCACGGCGACCGCGACCGCAACTCCCCCCTCTCGGCCATCGGCGGCACCGGCCTGTTCACCAAGGAGATCCAGCGCGCCCTGCTCGACGGCACGGCCGACGTCGCCGTCCACAGCCTCAAGGACCTCCCCACGCAGGGCCCCGACGATCTGGTCCTGGCCGCCGTGCCGGGCCGCGAGGACGTGGCCGACGCCCTGATCGCGCCGACGCACAAGACGCTGGAGGCGCTCCCCGCCGGAGCGAAGGTCGGCACCGGCTCGATCCGGCGCCGCGCCCAGATCCTCCACGCCCGGCCCGACCTGGCCGTCTCGTCCGTGCGGGGCAACGTCGAGACCCGGCTCAACCTGGCGCTCGACGGCGAACTCGACGCCGTGATCCTGGCCTGGGCGGGCCTGCACCGGCTGGGCCTGCACGATCGCGTGACCCAGCGGCTGGAGCCCCCCGCGATCCTCCCCGCCGTGGGGCAGGGGGCCCTGGGGATCGAATGCCGCCGCGACGACGCCGCGACCCGCGAGCTGCTGGGCCTCCTCGACGACCCCGACGCCCACCGCGCCGTCGTCGCCGAGCGCCGGACCCTCGCCGAGCTGGAAGGGGGCTGCATGATCCCGATGGCCGCCTGGGGCCGGACCTCGGCCGACGGCGCCCTGCTCCTCGACGCCGCCGTCTTCGACCCCGACGGCCGCACCTGCCTCGTCGCCTCCCTGGCGGGCCCCGCCGACGACCCCGACGCCCTCGGCCTCCGCGTCGCCCAGGCCCTCCGCGACCAGGGCGCCGACGCCATCCTCGACGCCTTCCGCCGGTCCCGCTGA
- a CDS encoding C45 family autoproteolytic acyltransferase/hydolase, with amino-acid sequence MLARSSRLVVMFGLILSVVLASARAETKTIARCGEGFLEEVDGYRVLHVKGTPYEMGFQQGALLREDIRENIHYLFEVKGKELKVEVAGLNLLNPKRVIAGIVAQQRKHVPARFFEEMQGVADGAGLDVQDVVVANFIPELFHCSGFALGRSTTKDGRVYHGRVLDYGCDWRLQEHAILTVAEPTGRTPFVNVTYAGFVGSVTGMNAEKVSIGEMGGKGLGKWDGVPMSFLMRMVLEDAKSLDDAVAVFRDNPRTCEYYFVVADGETGKAVGLEASWDVFSVIAMGESHPKLPEAIADAVVLSAGDRYTELARRVKEGRGGFAADSARKLMDRPVAMKSNLHNVLFETDTGRFWVANADRDGNPAAEQPYHAFDLPSLLASRPDESAATIAPPRRAARADEPAAAAVR; translated from the coding sequence ATGCTCGCTCGGTCCTCGCGCCTCGTCGTGATGTTCGGCCTGATCCTGTCCGTCGTGCTCGCCTCGGCCCGCGCCGAGACGAAGACGATCGCCCGCTGCGGCGAGGGGTTCCTGGAGGAAGTCGACGGCTACCGCGTCCTGCACGTGAAGGGGACGCCTTATGAGATGGGCTTCCAGCAGGGGGCCTTGCTCCGCGAGGACATCCGCGAGAACATCCACTACCTGTTCGAGGTGAAGGGCAAGGAGCTGAAGGTCGAGGTGGCGGGGCTGAACCTGCTGAACCCCAAGCGGGTCATCGCCGGAATCGTCGCCCAGCAGCGGAAGCACGTCCCGGCGCGGTTCTTCGAGGAGATGCAGGGGGTCGCCGACGGAGCGGGGCTGGACGTGCAGGACGTGGTCGTCGCCAACTTCATCCCCGAGCTGTTCCACTGCTCGGGCTTCGCCCTGGGCCGCTCGACGACCAAGGACGGCCGGGTCTACCACGGTCGAGTGCTCGATTACGGCTGCGACTGGCGGCTCCAGGAGCACGCGATCCTGACCGTCGCCGAGCCGACCGGGCGGACGCCGTTCGTGAACGTCACCTACGCCGGGTTCGTCGGCTCGGTGACCGGCATGAACGCGGAGAAGGTCTCGATCGGCGAGATGGGGGGCAAGGGCCTGGGCAAATGGGACGGCGTGCCGATGTCGTTCCTGATGCGGATGGTGCTGGAGGACGCGAAGTCGCTCGACGACGCCGTGGCCGTCTTCCGGGACAACCCCCGGACCTGCGAATACTACTTCGTGGTCGCCGACGGCGAGACCGGCAAGGCGGTCGGCCTGGAGGCGTCGTGGGACGTCTTCAGCGTGATCGCGATGGGGGAATCGCACCCCAAGCTCCCCGAGGCGATCGCCGACGCCGTCGTCCTCTCGGCCGGCGACCGCTACACGGAGCTGGCCCGCCGCGTGAAGGAAGGCCGAGGGGGGTTCGCCGCCGACTCGGCGCGGAAGCTGATGGACCGCCCCGTGGCCATGAAGTCGAACCTGCACAACGTCCTGTTCGAGACCGACACCGGCCGGTTCTGGGTGGCGAACGCCGACAGGGACGGCAACCCGGCCGCCGAGCAGCCGTACCACGCCTTCGACCTGCCGAGCCTGCTGGCGAGCCGCCCCGACGAGTCGGCGGCGACCATCGCCCCCCCCCGGCGGGCCGCGCGGGCCGACGAGCCCGCGGCGGCGGCGGTGCGATGA
- a CDS encoding serine/threonine protein kinase — MPELDAETLVGQLPLIGLLSRDQFFEAKAEAEDGSPEAVLRACLRKGWITSWQVERLKKGDASHFFFGPYRALFHLAEGTFARVYRGEHSQTGEPVAIKVLRGRFASLPDAVASFHKEAEAGMRLKHENIVHILDSGRQEDKHYMAMEYVEGMNLRELLRLRTRFKGDEALPLMIGLAEGLKYSHGQGVTHRDIKATNILIANSGVAKLVDFGLATIQADDSQAMKSQRTVDYSALERSCGSPKGDPRSDIFFLGCVFYYMLTGQVALQDSESKDPLKKMLKRSFGGIRPLGEHPYAPDAGLSRIIEKMMRMDLKARYQTMAEVAADLEAYREARRSGAAPGGPKSDHELDVDLELGSSIFQNPFLTNDPDSPPVSTAEEALALDLSTFETHAGSGEAEDLGALLGIAPDEEPEAEPEPKPEARAESAPEARPTLLCVESQVEIQDALRKNLARRGYRVLLMADPERAAERYREAPTTAVVFDLDGQGPGALRHLADMRAKAEEDGVPFRVLVLLGPRQGGLQAKLPPADEQVVLSKPVKLKDVQEVLAALAPVG; from the coding sequence ATGCCGGAACTCGACGCCGAGACCCTCGTGGGCCAACTGCCGCTCATCGGCCTGCTCTCCCGCGACCAGTTCTTCGAGGCCAAGGCCGAGGCCGAGGACGGCTCGCCCGAGGCGGTGCTGCGCGCCTGCCTTCGCAAGGGCTGGATCACCAGCTGGCAGGTGGAACGGCTGAAGAAGGGGGACGCCTCGCACTTCTTCTTCGGGCCGTACCGGGCGCTCTTCCACCTGGCCGAGGGGACCTTCGCGCGGGTCTACCGGGGCGAGCACTCGCAGACCGGCGAGCCGGTGGCGATCAAGGTCCTCCGCGGGCGGTTCGCCTCGCTCCCCGACGCGGTGGCGTCGTTCCATAAAGAGGCCGAGGCCGGCATGCGGCTGAAGCACGAAAACATCGTGCACATCCTGGATTCCGGCCGCCAGGAAGACAAACATTACATGGCGATGGAGTACGTCGAGGGGATGAACCTCCGCGAACTGCTCCGGCTCCGCACCCGGTTCAAGGGGGACGAGGCCCTGCCGCTGATGATCGGCCTGGCCGAGGGCCTGAAGTACTCGCATGGGCAGGGGGTCACCCACCGGGACATCAAGGCGACGAACATCCTGATCGCCAATTCGGGCGTCGCCAAGCTCGTCGACTTCGGCCTGGCGACGATCCAGGCCGACGACTCCCAGGCGATGAAGAGCCAGCGCACCGTCGACTATTCGGCCCTGGAGCGCTCCTGCGGAAGTCCCAAGGGGGACCCCCGGTCCGACATCTTCTTCCTCGGCTGCGTCTTCTATTACATGCTCACCGGCCAGGTCGCCCTCCAGGACTCCGAGAGCAAGGACCCGCTCAAGAAGATGCTCAAGCGCTCGTTCGGCGGCATCCGCCCCCTGGGCGAGCACCCCTACGCGCCCGACGCGGGGCTCAGCCGGATCATCGAGAAGATGATGCGGATGGACCTGAAGGCCCGCTACCAGACGATGGCCGAGGTCGCCGCCGACCTGGAGGCCTATCGGGAGGCCCGTCGGTCCGGGGCCGCGCCGGGGGGCCCGAAGTCCGACCACGAGCTGGACGTCGACCTGGAGCTGGGAAGCTCGATCTTCCAGAACCCGTTCCTCACCAACGACCCGGACTCCCCCCCGGTCTCGACGGCCGAGGAGGCCCTCGCGCTCGACCTGTCGACGTTCGAGACCCACGCCGGCTCGGGCGAGGCCGAGGACCTGGGCGCCCTGCTGGGGATCGCCCCGGACGAGGAGCCCGAAGCCGAGCCCGAGCCCAAGCCCGAGGCCCGTGCGGAGTCGGCCCCCGAGGCCCGGCCGACCCTCCTCTGCGTGGAGTCCCAGGTCGAGATCCAGGACGCCCTGCGGAAGAACCTGGCCCGCAGGGGCTACCGCGTCTTGCTGATGGCCGACCCCGAACGCGCCGCCGAGCGCTACCGCGAAGCCCCGACCACCGCCGTCGTCTTCGACCTCGACGGCCAGGGGCCCGGCGCCCTCCGCCACCTGGCCGACATGCGCGCCAAGGCCGAGGAAGACGGCGTCCCGTTCCGCGTCCTCGTCCTCCTGGGCCCTCGCCAGGGGGGCCTCCAGGCCAAGCTCCCCCCGGCCGACGAGCAGGTCGTCCTCTCCAAGCCCGTGAAGCTCAAGGACGTCCAGGAAGTCCTGGCCGCGCTGGCGCCGGTCGGCTGA